A single Hippocampus zosterae strain Florida chromosome 19, ASM2543408v3, whole genome shotgun sequence DNA region contains:
- the zbtb2b gene encoding zinc finger and BTB domain-containing protein 2b: protein MELANHGLILLQQLNAQREFGFLCDCTVAIGDVFFKAHKAVLAAFSNYFRMLFIHQDSDCVRLKATDIQPDIFSYLLNLMYTGKLAPQLIDPTRLEQGVRFLHAYPLLQEASQSVYAHPEQSINLSTSLYGIQIADQKAALSARLPLSSPVDMETLGSEAQYPSEAAAAKPAASPPEAEASTGGVQPTEEEAASESPIASANAILHVKPSIMKRSSSFRKHYSCHLCRSRFNQRSLLREHLLQHAQATENHNALSPVTLAEQSAAEAEALLKASRVAAVEIVSDGEQTLASGNNSDSPRAEVSASGWGAGIPMAQADTPPPSDIADIDNLENGDLDRELKRRKYECCTCGRKFIQKSHWREHMYIHTGKPFKCSACGKSFCRANQAARHVCLNQGADAYTLVDRQSMELCAAGDDSSQMEAMFLATSKPYKCNICATTFSSPDEVIKHLCFTQGGLAGLPGAAAALMLPHDELSKDDGSDLSNSGTPLEAIKAEDPLVE from the exons ATGGAGTTGGCCAACCACGGTCTTATCCTGCTGCAGCAGCTCAACGCTCAGAGAGAGTTTGGCTTCCTGTGCGACTGCACCGTGGCCATCGGAGATGTGTTCTTTAAAGCCCACAAGGCCGTACTCGCCGCCTTCTCCAACTACTTCAGaatgctctttattcaccaggaCAG CGACTGCGTGCGTCTGAAGGCGACGGACATCCAGCCTGACATCTTCAGCTACCTGCTCAACCTGATGTACACGGGCAAGCTGGCCCCGCAGCTCATCGACCCCACGCGTCTGGAGCAAGGCGTCCGCTTCCTGCACGCCTACCCTCTGCTGCAGGAGGCCAGCCAGTCGGTGTACGCGCACCCGGAGCAGAGCATCAACCTCTCCACCTCCCTCTACGGCATCCAGATTGCCGACCAGAAGGCGGCGCTCTCCGCTCGCTTGCCGCTTTCCTCGCCCGTTGACATGGAGACGCTGGGCTCGGAGGCCCAGTACCCgtccgaggcggcggcggccaagCCGGCCGCTTCCCCTCCGGAAGCGGAGGCGTCCACCGGCGGGGTTCAGCCCACCGAAGAGGAGGCGGCGTCGGAGTCCCCGATCGCCTCCGCCAACGCCATCCTGCACGTGAAGCCCAGCATCATGAAGAGGAGCTCGTCCTTCCGGAAGCACTACTCCTGCCACCTGTGCCGGAGTCGCTTCAACCAGAGGAGCCTGCTGAGGGAGCACCTGCTGCAGCACGCCCAGGCGACGGAGAACCACAATGCCCTTTCGCCCGTAACGCTCGCCGAGCAGAGCGCGGCGGAGGCCGAGGCGCTGCTGAAGGCGAGCCGAGTCGCCGCCGTGGAGATCGTCAGCGACGGCGAGCAGACGCTGGCCTCCGGCAACAACTCGGATTCGCCCCGCGCCGAGGTGTCCGCCTCCGGCTGGGGCGCGGGCATCCCCATGGCCCAGGCGGACACGCCGCCCCCCTCGGACATCGCCGACATCGACAACCTGGAGAACGGCGACCTGGACCGCGAGCTGAAGCGGCGGAAATACGAGTGCTGCACGTGCGGCCGCAAGTTCATCCAGAAGAGCCACTGGCGCGAGCACATGTACATCCACACAGGTAAGCCTTTCAAGTGCAGCGCCTGCGGCAAGAGCTTCTGCCGCGCCAACCAGGCCGCCCGCCACGTGTGCCTCAACCAGGGCGCCGACGCCTACACGTTAGTGGACCGCCAGAGCATGGAGCTGTGCGCGGCCGGTGACGACAGCAGCCAAATGGAGGCCATGTTCCTGGCCACGTCCAAGCCGTACAAGTGTAACATTTGCGCCACCACCTTCTCCAGCCCCGACGAGGTCATCAAGCACCTGTGCTTCACGCAGGGCGGCCTGGCGGGGCTGCcgggggccgccgccgccctgatGCTTCCGCACGACGAGCTCTCCAAAGATGACGGCTCAGATCTGTCCAACTCGGGCACGCCGCTCGAGGCCATCAAGGCCGAGGACCCCCTGGTGGAGTAG